One part of the Girardinichthys multiradiatus isolate DD_20200921_A chromosome 10, DD_fGirMul_XY1, whole genome shotgun sequence genome encodes these proteins:
- the usp22 gene encoding ubiquitin carboxyl-terminal hydrolase 22 isoform X1: protein MSPAGCPHVNSFKVDNWKQNLRLIYQCFVWSGSAETRKRKAKSCICHMCGAHLNRLHSCLYCVFFACFSKKHIHEHAKSKRHNLAIDLLYGGIYCFMCQDYIYDKEMEQIAKEEQRKAWKMQGIGEKYSTWEPTKRELELLRHNPKRRRITSNCTIGLRGLINLGNTCFMNCIVQALTHTPLLRDFFLSDRHKCEMQSNSCLVCEMSQLFQEFYSGHRSPHIPFRLLHLVWTHARHLAGYEQQDAHEFLIAALDVLHRHCKDDNGKKANNPNHCNCIIDQIFTGGLQSDVTCQVCHGVSTTIDPFWDISLDLPGSSTPFWPLSPGGDVSALNGDSHTTGATTLMDCLRRFTRPEHLGSSAKIKCSSCHSYQESTKQLTMKKLPIVACFHLKRFEHSAKLRSKISTYVSFPLELDMTPFMASSKESRMNGQYQQTVDAFNNDNKYSLFAVVNHQGTLESGHYTTFIRQHKDQWFKCDDAIITKATIKDVLDSEGYLLFYHKQFLEYE, encoded by the exons ATGAGTCCCGCGGGCTGCCCCCATGTGAACAGCTTCAAAGTGGACAACTGGAAGCAGAACCTGAGGCTTATTTATCAGTGCTTCGTGTGGAGCGGTTCAGCCGAGACCAGAAAACGCAAG GCCAAATCATGCATCTGTCACATGTGTGGAGCCCACCTCAACAGACTCCACTCCTGCCTCTACTGCGTCTTCTTCGCCTGCTTCTCCAAAAAACACATCCACGAACATGCCAAGAGCAAAAGGCATAACCTCG CTATCGACCTGCTGTATGGGGGAATTTACTGCTTTATGTGCCAAGACTACATTTATGACAAAGAGATGGAGCAGATTGCCAAAGAGGAGCAGAGGAAAGCCTGGAAGATGCAAG GCATTGGAGAAAAGTACTCGACGTGGGAGCCCACCAAGAGGGAACTGGAGCTGCTTCGCCACAATCCTAAGAGGAGGAGAATCACCTCCAACTGTACAATTG GCCTCCGCGGTCTGATAAACCTGGGCAACACCTGCTTCATGAACTGCATCGTCCAAGCGCTGACTCACACTCCACTGCTGCGTGACTTCTTCCTGTCCGACCGACACAAATGCGAGATGCAGAGCAACTCATGTCTCGTGTGTGAGATGTCACAACTCTTCCAGGAG ttCTACTCAGGCCACCGCTCCCCTCACATCCCGTTCCGTCTCCTGCACCTGGTGTGGACCCACGCCCGACACCTAGCCGGCTACGAGCAGCAGGACGCCCACGAGTTCCTCATCGCAGCGCTGGACGTGCTGCACCGACACTGCAAAG ACGACAACGGGAAGAAAGCCAACAACCCAAACCACTGTAACTGCATCATTGACCAAATCTTCACAGGGGGTCTGCAGTCTGACGTCACCTGCCAAGTGTGCCA TGGTGTTTCAACGACCATAGATCCTTTCTGGGACATCAGCCTGGACCTACCTGGATCCTCCACGCCTTTCTGGCCCCTCAGCCCCGGAGGAGATGTATCAGCACTTAATGGCGACAGTCACACCACTGGAGCCACAACCCTCATGGACTGTCTGCGCAG GTTCACCAGACCGGAGCACCTTGGCAGCAGTGCCAAGATCAAATGCAGCAGTTGCCATAGTTACCAGGAGTCCACCAAGCAGCTAACCATGAAGAAACTGCCCATTGTGGCCTGCTTTCACCTTAAA agatTTGAGCATTCAGCCAAACTACGGAGCAAGATCTCTACTTATGTCTCATTCCCACTAGAGCTGGACATGACCCCCTTCATGGCCTCCAG TAAGGAGAGCAGGATGAACGGGCAGTACCAGCAGACTGTGGATGCATTCAACAATGACAATAA GTACAGTTTGTTTGCCGTGGTGAACCACCAGGGGACACTAGAGAGTGGCCATTACACAACCTTCATCCGGCAGCACAAAGACCAGTGGTTTAAGTGTGACGATGCCATCATCACCAAGGCTACCATCAAAGATGTATTAGATAGTGAAGG GTACCTCTTGTTCTATCACAAACAGTTCCTGGAGTACGAATAG
- the usp22 gene encoding ubiquitin carboxyl-terminal hydrolase 22 isoform X2, protein MCGAHLNRLHSCLYCVFFACFSKKHIHEHAKSKRHNLAIDLLYGGIYCFMCQDYIYDKEMEQIAKEEQRKAWKMQGIGEKYSTWEPTKRELELLRHNPKRRRITSNCTIGLRGLINLGNTCFMNCIVQALTHTPLLRDFFLSDRHKCEMQSNSCLVCEMSQLFQEFYSGHRSPHIPFRLLHLVWTHARHLAGYEQQDAHEFLIAALDVLHRHCKDDNGKKANNPNHCNCIIDQIFTGGLQSDVTCQVCHGVSTTIDPFWDISLDLPGSSTPFWPLSPGGDVSALNGDSHTTGATTLMDCLRRFTRPEHLGSSAKIKCSSCHSYQESTKQLTMKKLPIVACFHLKRFEHSAKLRSKISTYVSFPLELDMTPFMASSKESRMNGQYQQTVDAFNNDNKYSLFAVVNHQGTLESGHYTTFIRQHKDQWFKCDDAIITKATIKDVLDSEGYLLFYHKQFLEYE, encoded by the exons ATGTGTGGAGCCCACCTCAACAGACTCCACTCCTGCCTCTACTGCGTCTTCTTCGCCTGCTTCTCCAAAAAACACATCCACGAACATGCCAAGAGCAAAAGGCATAACCTCG CTATCGACCTGCTGTATGGGGGAATTTACTGCTTTATGTGCCAAGACTACATTTATGACAAAGAGATGGAGCAGATTGCCAAAGAGGAGCAGAGGAAAGCCTGGAAGATGCAAG GCATTGGAGAAAAGTACTCGACGTGGGAGCCCACCAAGAGGGAACTGGAGCTGCTTCGCCACAATCCTAAGAGGAGGAGAATCACCTCCAACTGTACAATTG GCCTCCGCGGTCTGATAAACCTGGGCAACACCTGCTTCATGAACTGCATCGTCCAAGCGCTGACTCACACTCCACTGCTGCGTGACTTCTTCCTGTCCGACCGACACAAATGCGAGATGCAGAGCAACTCATGTCTCGTGTGTGAGATGTCACAACTCTTCCAGGAG ttCTACTCAGGCCACCGCTCCCCTCACATCCCGTTCCGTCTCCTGCACCTGGTGTGGACCCACGCCCGACACCTAGCCGGCTACGAGCAGCAGGACGCCCACGAGTTCCTCATCGCAGCGCTGGACGTGCTGCACCGACACTGCAAAG ACGACAACGGGAAGAAAGCCAACAACCCAAACCACTGTAACTGCATCATTGACCAAATCTTCACAGGGGGTCTGCAGTCTGACGTCACCTGCCAAGTGTGCCA TGGTGTTTCAACGACCATAGATCCTTTCTGGGACATCAGCCTGGACCTACCTGGATCCTCCACGCCTTTCTGGCCCCTCAGCCCCGGAGGAGATGTATCAGCACTTAATGGCGACAGTCACACCACTGGAGCCACAACCCTCATGGACTGTCTGCGCAG GTTCACCAGACCGGAGCACCTTGGCAGCAGTGCCAAGATCAAATGCAGCAGTTGCCATAGTTACCAGGAGTCCACCAAGCAGCTAACCATGAAGAAACTGCCCATTGTGGCCTGCTTTCACCTTAAA agatTTGAGCATTCAGCCAAACTACGGAGCAAGATCTCTACTTATGTCTCATTCCCACTAGAGCTGGACATGACCCCCTTCATGGCCTCCAG TAAGGAGAGCAGGATGAACGGGCAGTACCAGCAGACTGTGGATGCATTCAACAATGACAATAA GTACAGTTTGTTTGCCGTGGTGAACCACCAGGGGACACTAGAGAGTGGCCATTACACAACCTTCATCCGGCAGCACAAAGACCAGTGGTTTAAGTGTGACGATGCCATCATCACCAAGGCTACCATCAAAGATGTATTAGATAGTGAAGG GTACCTCTTGTTCTATCACAAACAGTTCCTGGAGTACGAATAG
- the usp22 gene encoding ubiquitin carboxyl-terminal hydrolase 22 isoform X3 yields MCQDYIYDKEMEQIAKEEQRKAWKMQGIGEKYSTWEPTKRELELLRHNPKRRRITSNCTIGLRGLINLGNTCFMNCIVQALTHTPLLRDFFLSDRHKCEMQSNSCLVCEMSQLFQEFYSGHRSPHIPFRLLHLVWTHARHLAGYEQQDAHEFLIAALDVLHRHCKDDNGKKANNPNHCNCIIDQIFTGGLQSDVTCQVCHGVSTTIDPFWDISLDLPGSSTPFWPLSPGGDVSALNGDSHTTGATTLMDCLRRFTRPEHLGSSAKIKCSSCHSYQESTKQLTMKKLPIVACFHLKRFEHSAKLRSKISTYVSFPLELDMTPFMASSKESRMNGQYQQTVDAFNNDNKYSLFAVVNHQGTLESGHYTTFIRQHKDQWFKCDDAIITKATIKDVLDSEGYLLFYHKQFLEYE; encoded by the exons ATGTGCCAAGACTACATTTATGACAAAGAGATGGAGCAGATTGCCAAAGAGGAGCAGAGGAAAGCCTGGAAGATGCAAG GCATTGGAGAAAAGTACTCGACGTGGGAGCCCACCAAGAGGGAACTGGAGCTGCTTCGCCACAATCCTAAGAGGAGGAGAATCACCTCCAACTGTACAATTG GCCTCCGCGGTCTGATAAACCTGGGCAACACCTGCTTCATGAACTGCATCGTCCAAGCGCTGACTCACACTCCACTGCTGCGTGACTTCTTCCTGTCCGACCGACACAAATGCGAGATGCAGAGCAACTCATGTCTCGTGTGTGAGATGTCACAACTCTTCCAGGAG ttCTACTCAGGCCACCGCTCCCCTCACATCCCGTTCCGTCTCCTGCACCTGGTGTGGACCCACGCCCGACACCTAGCCGGCTACGAGCAGCAGGACGCCCACGAGTTCCTCATCGCAGCGCTGGACGTGCTGCACCGACACTGCAAAG ACGACAACGGGAAGAAAGCCAACAACCCAAACCACTGTAACTGCATCATTGACCAAATCTTCACAGGGGGTCTGCAGTCTGACGTCACCTGCCAAGTGTGCCA TGGTGTTTCAACGACCATAGATCCTTTCTGGGACATCAGCCTGGACCTACCTGGATCCTCCACGCCTTTCTGGCCCCTCAGCCCCGGAGGAGATGTATCAGCACTTAATGGCGACAGTCACACCACTGGAGCCACAACCCTCATGGACTGTCTGCGCAG GTTCACCAGACCGGAGCACCTTGGCAGCAGTGCCAAGATCAAATGCAGCAGTTGCCATAGTTACCAGGAGTCCACCAAGCAGCTAACCATGAAGAAACTGCCCATTGTGGCCTGCTTTCACCTTAAA agatTTGAGCATTCAGCCAAACTACGGAGCAAGATCTCTACTTATGTCTCATTCCCACTAGAGCTGGACATGACCCCCTTCATGGCCTCCAG TAAGGAGAGCAGGATGAACGGGCAGTACCAGCAGACTGTGGATGCATTCAACAATGACAATAA GTACAGTTTGTTTGCCGTGGTGAACCACCAGGGGACACTAGAGAGTGGCCATTACACAACCTTCATCCGGCAGCACAAAGACCAGTGGTTTAAGTGTGACGATGCCATCATCACCAAGGCTACCATCAAAGATGTATTAGATAGTGAAGG GTACCTCTTGTTCTATCACAAACAGTTCCTGGAGTACGAATAG